One region of bacterium genomic DNA includes:
- a CDS encoding tetratricopeptide repeat protein: MNTDSVKSGREYNSGPYRKTVVIGGRRFTVRRLTPAVFGILLLLTLVVSYIIAWNMVRGPVKLTYRANELLIEGRIEESLKTFEKALDGNPRIKMAWSGKGLCLLYLGRYEEAITSYEKVLVLDPAYSLAWQGKGLSYENLGRYEEAIRCYDRVLDYAPDNSSTLSLKNKLLKKRGITK; encoded by the coding sequence ATGAATACCGACAGTGTAAAAAGTGGCCGTGAGTATAACAGCGGCCCATACCGGAAAACGGTCGTTATCGGTGGGCGCCGTTTCACTGTCCGGAGGCTGACGCCTGCGGTTTTTGGTATCCTGCTGCTGCTCACCCTTGTGGTGAGTTACATTATTGCATGGAACATGGTCAGGGGACCGGTAAAGCTGACCTACAGGGCAAACGAGCTCTTAATTGAGGGTCGCATAGAGGAATCGCTTAAAACCTTTGAAAAGGCTCTGGACGGTAATCCGAGGATAAAAATGGCATGGTCGGGGAAAGGGCTGTGCCTCCTCTATCTCGGGCGGTATGAAGAAGCCATTACCAGTTATGAAAAAGTGCTCGTGCTTGATCCCGCATATTCCCTTGCCTGGCAGGGAAAGGGTTTGAGTTATGAAAATCTCGGGCGCTATGAGGAAGCAATCCGGTGTTACGACAGGGTGCTGGATTATGCGCCGGACAATTCCAGTACTCTTTCGCTTAAAAACAAACTCCTGAAAAAACGGGGAATCACGAAGTGA
- a CDS encoding flavin reductase family protein, with amino-acid sequence MAKFYTPHDRRLPRTPEEPFPTPGYLPVSAVMISVADPITGIPNIIPVVGWGWLNRLPLIIGVAVNTKDYNNDYYPRGSHQLLINAMDFALNIPTEDLREKVTECGRLSRHKDPTVDKFKGAGLTAGPGKNIKSPHIVECPINYECKVIALYNMGSHDLFMGEVVGCFTDGEVVEVKTLQGEDFITMKRDDGSMLTLEWNTLLREKKD; translated from the coding sequence ATGGCAAAGTTTTATACTCCGCATGACCGGCGGTTGCCCAGAACACCCGAAGAACCGTTTCCCACACCGGGATACCTTCCTGTTTCAGCAGTCATGATCAGTGTCGCCGATCCTATAACAGGCATTCCCAATATCATACCGGTTGTCGGATGGGGATGGCTCAACCGTCTCCCGCTCATTATCGGTGTGGCGGTAAATACGAAGGATTATAACAACGATTATTATCCGCGCGGCTCTCATCAGTTGCTCATCAATGCCATGGACTTCGCGCTCAATATACCCACCGAGGACCTCAGGGAAAAGGTAACGGAATGCGGCAGGCTTTCGCGTCATAAAGACCCGACTGTCGATAAATTCAAGGGAGCAGGTCTTACGGCGGGACCCGGAAAAAACATCAAGTCCCCGCACATTGTCGAATGCCCGATCAATTACGAGTGCAAGGTGATTGCGCTCTACAATATGGGATCTCATGACCTCTTCATGGGCGAAGTGGTCGGCTGTTTTACCGATGGCGAGGTGGTCGAAGTGAAGACCCTTCAGGGGGAGGATTTTATCACGATGAAACGTGATGACGGCTCGATGCTGACCCTCGAATGGAATACGCTCCTCCGTGAAAAGAAGGATTGA